Proteins co-encoded in one Gehongia tenuis genomic window:
- a CDS encoding MBOAT family O-acyltransferase, whose product MLFNSVDFLIFFPIVTVIYFLIPHRIRYLWLLLCSYYFYMCWNPQYALLILFSTVITWLSGLLIQKANLKPERQAVRLKRLWVALSLILNLSILFFFKYYGFASQSLERLFSALHIQLSMPQFDILLPVGISFYTFQALSYTLDVYRKDIDPIQNFAKYALFVSFFPQLVAGPIERSKNLIPQFEEKHSFDYARTVSGLRLMLWGFFKKIAIADTAAVYVNAVFNDPLGGGGGLTLISAVLLFSVQIYCDFSGYSDIAIGSAKIMGFDLMANFRSPYFSQSITEFWNRWHISLSTWFRDYLYIPLGGNRKGFVRKNFNLMVVFLVSGLWHGASWHYVIWGALHGFYRIIEEIWRHIFKPIHFKTKLLNNAKRTAKVISTFGLVAFAWIFFRAANMTEAFTIIKGLFVDLSLTSWISKAGAIINQTLAPGNAISYFYYIALIIMILILWFVDYLDIRRKYSLDRISNCMAKPIRWFGYWALCILVLVFFIFQNGGYGSAVQFIYFQF is encoded by the coding sequence ATGCTATTTAACTCAGTCGATTTTTTGATTTTTTTTCCGATTGTAACAGTCATTTATTTTTTGATTCCTCATCGGATACGATATTTGTGGCTGCTTTTATGCAGTTATTATTTCTATATGTGCTGGAACCCACAGTATGCACTGCTGATTCTTTTTTCAACGGTAATTACTTGGCTAAGTGGGTTGCTCATACAAAAAGCGAATCTGAAACCAGAACGTCAGGCTGTACGATTAAAGAGATTGTGGGTAGCATTAAGTTTGATTCTTAATCTCTCCATTCTTTTCTTTTTTAAATATTATGGGTTTGCTTCGCAAAGCTTGGAAAGATTGTTTTCGGCACTTCATATCCAGCTTTCTATGCCTCAATTTGATATACTGCTGCCCGTGGGTATCTCTTTTTACACGTTTCAGGCGTTGAGCTATACGCTGGATGTGTATAGGAAAGATATAGATCCTATTCAAAATTTCGCAAAATATGCGCTGTTTGTTTCATTCTTTCCTCAACTTGTTGCAGGCCCTATTGAACGGTCAAAAAATCTTATTCCGCAATTTGAGGAAAAACATTCCTTTGATTATGCCAGAACGGTGTCAGGTTTAAGGTTGATGCTATGGGGATTTTTCAAAAAAATTGCAATAGCGGATACCGCGGCAGTCTATGTAAATGCGGTATTCAATGATCCTCTCGGCGGTGGGGGCGGCCTGACGTTAATTTCTGCTGTACTGCTTTTTTCCGTACAGATTTATTGTGATTTTTCCGGGTATTCTGATATTGCTATTGGCTCTGCCAAAATCATGGGATTTGATTTAATGGCGAACTTTAGATCGCCCTATTTCTCGCAGTCCATTACAGAGTTCTGGAATCGTTGGCATATTTCGCTGTCAACTTGGTTTCGAGATTATTTGTATATTCCATTAGGAGGAAACAGGAAAGGATTTGTCCGCAAAAATTTTAATCTAATGGTCGTTTTTTTGGTTAGCGGTTTATGGCATGGGGCCAGCTGGCACTATGTGATCTGGGGCGCGTTGCATGGGTTTTATCGTATTATCGAAGAGATCTGGCGGCATATTTTCAAACCTATACACTTTAAGACCAAGCTGCTAAACAACGCTAAGCGTACTGCTAAAGTTATAAGTACTTTCGGATTGGTAGCCTTCGCATGGATCTTTTTTAGGGCTGCCAATATGACGGAAGCATTCACAATTATTAAAGGATTATTTGTGGATTTGAGTCTAACTTCTTGGATAAGTAAAGCTGGCGCCATTATCAATCAAACTCTGGCTCCGGGAAATGCAATCAGTTATTTTTATTATATTGCATTAATTATCATGATTTTGATACTATGGTTTGTTGATTATTTGGATATAAGGCGTAAATATAGCTTGGACCGAATTTCAAATTGTATGGCAAAACCGATAAGATGGTTTGGCTATTGGGCCCTTTGTATTCTAGTTTTAGTATTTTTTATTTTTCAGAATGGTGGATATGGATCTGCGGTTCAGTTTATCTATTTTCAATTTTAA
- a CDS encoding AEC family transporter — MFQNLVFSLNGVFPIFFMTAVGYLLRRFKFVDGKYVDQTSGYAFKFVMPVMLFMTMYNSDFSNAVNLNLVLIAYGTTLIMCFLMWWLAPKFIKDRGAQGAFIHGTFRNNYVVIGLSMTIALFGEAAGAKSAFILSCTMPLYSVLGVWVLVTHAEGTGVKRASIGHTLKSIVLNPLFIGTMAGLLFVIFGLKLPTFAEKSLDMLNKMGTPLVLLLAGASLDFSHFKKQWKLSLSASVIKTIVTPLIFLPAAYLLGLRGEDLGVIFLFLASPTAINTFLMAKNMGNDAELATDIVMVSTLIAFVFIFIGCFVLRTVGLI; from the coding sequence ATGTTTCAAAATCTGGTGTTCAGTCTCAACGGCGTGTTCCCCATCTTCTTCATGACGGCGGTGGGCTATCTGCTTCGGCGCTTCAAGTTTGTGGATGGCAAGTACGTGGATCAAACAAGCGGCTACGCCTTCAAGTTCGTGATGCCGGTGATGCTGTTTATGACCATGTATAACAGCGATTTTTCCAATGCTGTCAACCTCAATCTGGTTCTGATCGCCTACGGAACCACGCTCATCATGTGTTTTCTCATGTGGTGGCTGGCCCCGAAGTTTATCAAGGATCGGGGCGCCCAAGGCGCCTTCATCCATGGCACCTTCCGGAACAACTATGTGGTCATCGGCCTGTCCATGACCATCGCCCTTTTCGGTGAGGCGGCGGGCGCCAAGAGCGCCTTCATCCTCTCGTGCACCATGCCTCTGTACAGCGTTCTTGGCGTATGGGTGCTGGTGACCCATGCCGAGGGCACGGGTGTGAAGCGGGCGAGCATCGGCCACACCCTCAAGAGCATCGTGCTCAATCCTCTTTTCATTGGAACCATGGCCGGGCTTCTTTTTGTGATCTTCGGGCTCAAGCTGCCCACCTTTGCGGAGAAATCCCTGGATATGCTCAACAAGATGGGCACCCCTTTGGTGCTCCTTTTGGCGGGCGCCTCCCTGGATTTCTCCCATTTCAAGAAGCAGTGGAAGCTCTCCCTGTCCGCTTCCGTGATTAAAACCATCGTCACGCCGCTCATCTTTCTGCCCGCTGCCTATCTGCTTGGGCTCCGGGGCGAGGATCTTGGCGTGATCTTCCTGTTCCTGGCCTCGCCTACGGCCATCAACACCTTCCTCATGGCCAAAAATATGGGCAATGATGCGGAGCTCGCTACCGATATCGTCATGGTGTCCACCCTCATTGCCTTCGTATTCATCTTCATTGGATGCTTCGTGCTTCGAACCGTAGGACTGATTTAA
- a CDS encoding acyl-CoA dehydratase activase, whose product MEKLYLGVDVGSVSTNVVAINGEGHLVFDEYIRTQGQPLESVRIGFKNLRESIDPAKYEVAAVGTTGSGRQLVGLMVGADLVKNEISAHAAATAHFHPEVRTIFEIGGQDSKIIFLKDGMVVDFAMNTVCAAGTGSFLDHQAERLGVPIEKFGELALKTEKSVRIAGRCTVFAESDMIAKQQYGFSKAEIVKGLCQALVRNYLNNLGRGKTLAPPYAFQGGVAANAGIHQAFEEQIGHPVIIPKYFNVMGAIGSAILAKEQVEKTGQPSSFRGFELTDLDFHPTTMECSDCPNQCEVVKVEIDGRVVAMWGDKCGKWANSVY is encoded by the coding sequence ATGGAAAAACTCTATCTCGGCGTGGACGTGGGCTCGGTGAGCACCAACGTCGTCGCCATCAATGGTGAAGGCCATCTCGTCTTCGACGAATACATCCGCACCCAGGGTCAGCCCCTGGAATCGGTGAGAATTGGTTTCAAGAATCTTCGAGAATCCATCGATCCCGCCAAGTATGAGGTTGCCGCCGTGGGCACTACGGGCAGCGGCCGCCAGCTGGTGGGGCTCATGGTGGGCGCAGATCTGGTGAAAAACGAGATATCCGCTCATGCCGCCGCCACCGCCCACTTCCATCCGGAGGTGCGCACCATCTTTGAGATTGGCGGTCAGGATTCCAAGATCATCTTTTTGAAGGACGGCATGGTGGTGGATTTTGCCATGAACACCGTGTGCGCCGCCGGCACCGGCTCCTTCCTGGATCACCAGGCGGAGCGGCTTGGCGTACCCATCGAAAAATTTGGCGAACTCGCTCTCAAGACCGAGAAGAGCGTCCGCATCGCAGGGCGCTGCACCGTGTTCGCCGAATCGGATATGATCGCGAAACAGCAATACGGCTTCTCCAAGGCGGAGATCGTCAAGGGCCTTTGTCAGGCTCTGGTGCGCAACTACCTCAACAATCTGGGCCGGGGAAAAACACTGGCGCCTCCCTATGCCTTTCAGGGCGGTGTGGCGGCCAACGCCGGCATCCATCAGGCCTTTGAGGAACAGATCGGCCATCCCGTCATCATTCCCAAGTATTTTAATGTGATGGGCGCCATCGGGTCGGCCATCTTGGCCAAGGAGCAGGTGGAAAAGACTGGCCAGCCTTCGAGTTTCCGCGGTTTCGAGCTGACCGACCTCGATTTTCATCCCACCACCATGGAATGCAGCGACTGTCCCAACCAGTGCGAGGTGGTCAAGGTGGAGATTGACGGCAGGGTCGTGGCCATGTGGGGCGACAAATGCGGCAAATGGGCTAACAGCGTCTATTGA
- a CDS encoding acyl-CoA dehydratase activase-related protein, whose translation MVIGIPRALYDYYYHPLWAGIFESLGMKVISSPPTNQQILQAGVKVCPAELCVPIKIFCGHVAELMEKSDYVFVPRLVSMHNREWFCPKFLGLPDLVRHTVPGAMKKVLSPDIRSDGTDHGFTVKSLMEIAGPLGVVKNDMKKALAAGTAAFGRFRELCEAGHTLDEAALLLKGRAPKVSLESPELTLGIIGYVYNIYDSAISMDILKRLRAMNVKPITFETLGEEVLQNPRKPGKKIFWTFTRKTYNAAKIMMERPDLDGLIHVTAFGCGPDSVMGKMLEMDCETAGMPFMTIRVDEHSGENHLQTRMEAFVDMLIRKKRRTRSVI comes from the coding sequence TTGGTCATAGGAATCCCCCGTGCTCTTTACGATTATTACTACCATCCCCTGTGGGCTGGCATCTTTGAGAGCCTTGGCATGAAGGTGATTTCTTCACCCCCCACCAATCAGCAGATACTGCAGGCCGGCGTAAAGGTCTGTCCTGCCGAGCTGTGTGTTCCCATCAAAATTTTTTGCGGTCATGTGGCCGAACTTATGGAGAAGTCGGATTACGTGTTTGTGCCCCGGCTGGTCTCCATGCATAACCGTGAGTGGTTCTGTCCGAAATTTTTGGGACTGCCCGACCTGGTGCGGCACACGGTGCCCGGTGCCATGAAAAAGGTCCTGAGTCCGGACATCCGCAGCGACGGCACCGACCACGGCTTTACGGTGAAGTCATTGATGGAGATCGCCGGGCCGCTGGGCGTGGTCAAAAATGATATGAAAAAAGCGCTGGCCGCTGGAACGGCGGCTTTTGGTCGTTTCCGAGAACTCTGTGAGGCGGGCCATACGCTGGACGAGGCCGCTCTTCTTCTGAAGGGCCGGGCGCCGAAAGTCTCTTTAGAGTCCCCGGAGCTCACCCTCGGAATCATTGGTTATGTGTACAATATCTACGACAGCGCCATCAGCATGGATATTCTGAAGCGGCTCAGAGCCATGAACGTAAAGCCGATAACCTTCGAAACGTTGGGCGAGGAAGTACTCCAAAACCCCCGCAAGCCCGGCAAAAAAATCTTTTGGACCTTCACTCGCAAGACCTACAATGCCGCGAAGATCATGATGGAGCGGCCAGATCTTGACGGACTCATCCATGTCACCGCCTTTGGCTGCGGCCCGGACTCGGTGATGGGCAAAATGCTGGAGATGGACTGCGAGACGGCAGGCATGCCTTTCATGACCATTCGGGTGGATGAGCATTCCGGTGAGAATCATCTGCAGACCCGCATGGAGGCCTTCGTGGATATGCTGATCCGCAAAAAGCGGCGCACGAGGAGTGTGATCTGA
- a CDS encoding acyl-CoA dehydratase activase-related protein, which produces MRIGLPRALTYYEYGGLAQTFFEMLDQQVVISPPTQEEIMRLGTSLCVDEACLPVKLFHGHAAWLKDRVDAIFLPVIKGVTRHEYMCPKMIGLTDMVRHSIPGLPRIISPLIEISGSLHSVRRTLRELGREFSSDRTRVETAVGMALAEHMSGLEALRAGELPIEGWRPLLEPILRVGVVGHSYTLYDRHVSMDLIRRLTAMNVAVVTPEMLDEGKARQTADELPKKIFWTLPKRQAGAALMMGGDPGIDGIIFVAAYGCGIDAFIGDLCERMIQRKRDLPFMTLTLDEHSGPAGMETRVEAFIDMLERRLGDGGDISPDGDAEHLGQIFAG; this is translated from the coding sequence ATGAGAATTGGACTGCCCCGGGCGCTCACCTATTACGAGTATGGCGGGCTGGCCCAAACGTTCTTTGAGATGCTGGACCAGCAGGTGGTGATCTCACCGCCCACCCAGGAAGAAATTATGCGCCTGGGTACATCTCTATGTGTGGACGAGGCGTGCCTGCCGGTGAAGCTTTTCCACGGCCACGCGGCCTGGCTGAAGGACCGGGTGGACGCCATCTTTCTGCCGGTGATCAAGGGAGTGACCCGCCATGAATACATGTGCCCGAAGATGATTGGGCTCACCGACATGGTGCGCCACAGCATTCCCGGACTTCCAAGGATCATTTCGCCCCTCATTGAGATCTCGGGCAGCCTCCATTCGGTGCGCCGAACCCTCAGGGAGCTCGGCCGGGAATTCTCTTCCGACCGGACCCGGGTGGAGACGGCGGTGGGCATGGCCCTGGCGGAGCACATGAGCGGCCTGGAGGCCCTTCGGGCAGGGGAACTGCCCATCGAGGGCTGGCGTCCCCTGCTGGAGCCTATACTCCGGGTGGGCGTGGTGGGCCACAGCTACACGCTGTACGACCGGCACGTGAGCATGGACCTGATCCGAAGGCTTACGGCCATGAACGTGGCGGTGGTCACGCCGGAGATGCTGGATGAAGGAAAGGCGCGGCAAACCGCGGACGAGCTGCCCAAAAAGATCTTCTGGACCCTTCCCAAGCGTCAGGCCGGCGCCGCCCTCATGATGGGCGGGGATCCGGGCATTGACGGCATCATCTTTGTGGCGGCCTACGGCTGCGGCATCGATGCCTTCATCGGCGATCTGTGTGAAAGAATGATTCAAAGGAAACGGGATCTGCCCTTCATGACGCTGACCCTGGATGAGCATTCCGGTCCGGCGGGCATGGAAACCCGGGTGGAGGCCTTTATCGATATGTTGGAACGGAGGTTGGGCGATGGTGGTGACATTTCCCCAGATGGGGACGCTGAACATCTTGGCCAAATCTTTGCTGGATGA
- a CDS encoding 2-hydroxyacyl-CoA dehydratase: MVVTFPQMGTLNILAKSLLDDLRIPYVMPPACTQRTLELGSRYAPEQACLPFKINLGNFLESAELGADTVLITGGCGPCRFGYYGQLEGEILKDLGYDMEMIVLDAPRDRAGMKALLARLGRVVEGRSLSRCLRAVGEALKVSQAVDGMQDKALKVRARERKAGTTDKILQDFERRAFSLCGSSQLLWAVDQTMARLEAVPLRPGPALKVGIVGEIFTMLEPFTNLDIPRMLGQMGVEVSVSMRLSSWITDHILKLKFWQEPEIREVARPYLRTFVGGHAQETLGHAIRYAGEGYDGIIQLFPLTCLPEIVAKSILPSVSEDYGIPLMVLVVDEMSGRAGYRTRLEAFVDMLEQRKEKEHVSWY, translated from the coding sequence ATGGTGGTGACATTTCCCCAGATGGGGACGCTGAACATCTTGGCCAAATCTTTGCTGGATGATCTGAGGATCCCCTACGTGATGCCTCCGGCCTGCACCCAAAGGACGCTGGAGCTGGGCAGCCGCTATGCGCCGGAACAGGCGTGCCTGCCCTTCAAGATCAACCTGGGCAATTTTCTGGAAAGCGCGGAGCTGGGCGCGGACACGGTGCTGATCACCGGCGGCTGCGGACCCTGCAGGTTTGGCTACTACGGCCAGCTGGAGGGGGAGATTCTGAAGGATCTCGGGTATGACATGGAGATGATCGTGCTGGATGCACCCCGGGACCGGGCGGGCATGAAGGCTCTCCTTGCCCGGCTGGGCCGGGTGGTGGAGGGGCGCAGCCTGTCCCGGTGCCTCCGGGCCGTGGGGGAGGCGCTCAAGGTGAGCCAGGCGGTGGACGGGATGCAGGACAAGGCCCTCAAGGTGCGGGCACGGGAACGAAAAGCCGGAACCACCGATAAAATTCTGCAGGATTTTGAGCGGCGGGCCTTCAGCCTGTGCGGAAGCTCCCAGCTGCTTTGGGCGGTGGACCAGACGATGGCCCGTCTTGAAGCGGTGCCCCTTCGGCCGGGTCCCGCGCTCAAGGTGGGTATTGTGGGCGAGATCTTTACCATGCTGGAGCCCTTCACCAATCTGGATATCCCCAGGATGCTGGGCCAGATGGGGGTGGAGGTTTCGGTGTCCATGCGGCTCAGCAGCTGGATCACCGACCACATTCTGAAGCTGAAGTTCTGGCAGGAACCGGAGATCCGGGAGGTGGCCCGGCCCTACCTGCGCACCTTCGTGGGCGGCCACGCCCAGGAGACGCTGGGGCACGCCATCCGCTATGCCGGGGAAGGGTATGACGGCATCATCCAGCTCTTTCCGCTGACCTGTCTGCCGGAGATTGTGGCAAAGAGCATTCTGCCCAGCGTGAGCGAGGATTACGGCATCCCCCTCATGGTGCTGGTGGTGGACGAGATGAGCGGCAGGGCCGGGTACCGCACCCGGCTGGAGGCCTTTGTGGACATGCTGGAACAGCGAAAGGAGAAGGAACATGTATCTTGGTATTGA
- a CDS encoding acyl-CoA dehydratase activase — protein MYLGIDVGSVSTNLVAYRDGRVLKKLYLRTRGKPVDAVQRGMAEFSAELSGEPVEGVGATGSGRQLAGMMVGADVVKNEITAHGVAASASEPEVRTVLEIGGQDSKIIFLKDGVVRDFAMNTVCAAGTGSFLDRQAARLGMDLAEFGELALKSRKDVSIAGRCAVFAESDMIHKQQAGYAEADIVAGLCRALVRNYLNNLARGRQLEGPVLFQGGVAANPGIVRAFERELGLTVAVPEHFEVMGALGAALLAEQAVQRSGATHFRGWGGWDREYATQGFACQGCANSCEVMRVLADGKPLAVWGDQCGRWSEARAHASAE, from the coding sequence ATGTATCTTGGTATTGACGTGGGTTCGGTGAGCACCAATCTCGTGGCCTACAGGGATGGAAGGGTGCTGAAAAAGCTCTATCTCCGGACCCGGGGAAAGCCGGTGGATGCGGTGCAAAGAGGCATGGCGGAATTCTCCGCGGAACTTTCAGGGGAACCGGTGGAGGGTGTGGGCGCCACGGGCAGCGGGCGTCAGCTTGCCGGCATGATGGTGGGCGCCGACGTAGTTAAAAATGAGATCACAGCCCATGGCGTAGCCGCTTCCGCTTCGGAGCCGGAGGTGCGCACCGTCCTTGAGATCGGCGGCCAGGACTCCAAGATCATCTTTCTCAAGGACGGCGTGGTACGGGATTTTGCCATGAACACCGTGTGTGCCGCGGGAACCGGCTCCTTCCTCGACCGCCAGGCGGCACGGCTGGGTATGGACCTCGCCGAATTCGGCGAGCTGGCGCTGAAATCCCGAAAGGATGTTTCCATCGCCGGGCGGTGTGCCGTCTTTGCCGAGTCGGACATGATCCATAAGCAGCAGGCTGGCTACGCTGAAGCGGATATTGTGGCCGGGCTTTGCCGGGCGCTGGTGCGGAATTATCTCAACAATCTGGCCCGGGGCAGACAGCTGGAGGGGCCGGTGCTTTTTCAGGGCGGCGTGGCGGCGAACCCCGGAATTGTCCGGGCCTTCGAGCGGGAGCTGGGGCTTACGGTGGCAGTGCCGGAGCACTTCGAAGTGATGGGAGCGCTGGGGGCCGCCCTTTTGGCGGAGCAGGCGGTGCAAAGAAGCGGCGCAACCCATTTCCGGGGCTGGGGCGGCTGGGATCGGGAGTATGCCACCCAGGGTTTTGCTTGTCAGGGCTGCGCCAACAGCTGCGAGGTGATGCGGGTGCTGGCCGATGGCAAACCCCTTGCCGTATGGGGGGACCAGTGCGGCAGATGGAGCGAGGCCAGGGCCCATGCCAGCGCCGAATGA
- a CDS encoding hydratase translates to MIKLYEGGAYLIGGKKLVKDGPEAAAEIERSAGRAVSRAEAAKNTMAYGILKAHNTSDDMENLKLKFDAMASHDITYVGIVQTARASGLERFPIPYVLTNCHNSLCAVGGTINEDDHMFGLSAAKKYGGIFVPPHLAVIHTYMREMQSGCGRMILASDSHTRYGALGTMGVGEGGGELVKQLLEKTYDVKRPGVVAVYLTGTPHPGVGPQDVALAIIGAVFRNGYVKNKVMEFVGDGIENLPVEYRNGIDVMTTETTCLSSIWRTDGKVKEYFEIHGRPEAYRELNPGEVAYYDGAVVVDLAAVKPMIAMPLHPSNVYTIEELNANLADIVDAVEKAAAKQMNLKNLDLGLRERIADGRLMASQGFIGGCAGGTYDNVADVADILEGHQLGSGEFSLSIYPSSQPAYLGLIENGAIPKLMTAGAIVKTAFCGPCFGAGDVPAHHGFSIRHSTRNFPNREGSKPSDGQIASVALMDARSIGATALNGGRITPATDLDVNYTKPKYFFNKAVYDSRCYNGFGKADPEAELKFGPNITDWPQMSPLTNDLLLKVVSYITDDVTTTDELIPSGETSSYRSNPLRLAEFTLSRKDPGYVGRAKAVQKYEKARLAGEDFLDGELSAAYQAVKALGFDSRPEATGVGSVVYAVKPGDGSAREQAASCQKVLGGWANIAREYATKRYRSNLINWGMIPFTYQGEPGFQLDDFIFLPGIRKAIAEGDSTLTAYVLGKGTFEIGLPELTEDERQIVLDGCLINYYRGQ, encoded by the coding sequence ATGATCAAACTCTATGAAGGCGGGGCTTATCTCATCGGCGGTAAAAAGCTGGTGAAGGACGGACCGGAGGCGGCGGCCGAAATCGAACGGTCGGCGGGCAGAGCTGTGTCCCGGGCGGAAGCGGCAAAGAACACCATGGCGTACGGTATCCTGAAGGCTCACAACACCTCGGACGATATGGAGAACCTGAAGCTCAAATTCGATGCCATGGCCTCCCACGACATCACCTATGTGGGTATCGTGCAGACGGCGCGGGCCAGCGGCCTTGAGCGCTTTCCCATTCCCTATGTTTTGACCAACTGCCACAACAGTCTGTGTGCCGTGGGCGGCACCATCAATGAGGACGATCACATGTTCGGCCTCTCGGCGGCCAAGAAGTACGGCGGCATCTTCGTGCCTCCCCATCTGGCGGTGATTCACACGTACATGCGGGAGATGCAAAGCGGCTGCGGAAGGATGATCCTGGCCTCGGACAGCCACACCCGCTATGGCGCACTGGGCACCATGGGCGTGGGCGAAGGCGGCGGCGAACTGGTCAAGCAGCTTCTCGAGAAGACCTATGATGTGAAGCGCCCGGGCGTGGTGGCGGTGTATCTTACGGGCACGCCTCATCCCGGCGTGGGTCCTCAGGATGTGGCCCTCGCCATCATTGGCGCCGTGTTCAGAAATGGCTATGTGAAAAATAAAGTCATGGAATTCGTGGGGGACGGCATTGAAAACCTCCCTGTGGAATACCGCAACGGCATCGACGTGATGACCACTGAGACCACCTGCCTCAGCTCCATCTGGCGCACCGACGGCAAGGTGAAGGAGTACTTTGAGATTCATGGCCGCCCAGAGGCCTACCGGGAGCTGAATCCTGGCGAAGTGGCCTATTACGACGGCGCGGTGGTGGTGGATCTCGCGGCGGTGAAGCCCATGATCGCCATGCCGCTGCATCCCTCCAATGTGTATACCATCGAGGAGCTGAACGCCAACCTCGCCGACATCGTGGATGCGGTAGAGAAGGCGGCGGCAAAGCAGATGAATCTAAAGAATCTCGATCTCGGCCTGCGGGAACGGATCGCGGACGGACGGCTCATGGCCAGCCAGGGCTTTATCGGCGGCTGTGCCGGCGGCACCTACGACAACGTGGCGGATGTAGCCGACATCCTTGAGGGCCATCAGCTGGGCAGCGGTGAATTCTCCCTGTCCATCTATCCCTCCAGCCAGCCCGCCTATTTGGGACTCATTGAGAACGGTGCTATTCCGAAGCTCATGACCGCCGGCGCCATCGTCAAGACCGCGTTCTGCGGGCCCTGCTTCGGCGCGGGAGATGTACCCGCTCATCACGGGTTCAGCATTCGCCACTCCACGAGGAATTTCCCCAACCGGGAGGGCAGCAAGCCCTCCGACGGCCAGATTGCCTCGGTGGCCCTCATGGACGCCCGCTCCATCGGCGCCACGGCACTAAACGGCGGCCGCATCACGCCCGCTACCGACCTCGACGTGAACTACACGAAGCCCAAGTATTTCTTCAACAAAGCGGTGTACGACAGCCGATGCTACAATGGCTTCGGCAAGGCGGACCCCGAAGCGGAGCTGAAGTTTGGGCCCAATATCACCGACTGGCCCCAGATGTCGCCGCTGACAAACGATCTTCTGCTCAAGGTGGTTTCCTATATCACCGATGATGTGACCACCACCGACGAGCTTATCCCCTCCGGCGAGACCTCGAGCTACCGCTCCAACCCCCTGCGCCTGGCCGAGTTTACCCTCTCCCGCAAGGACCCGGGCTATGTGGGCCGGGCCAAAGCGGTGCAGAAGTATGAAAAGGCGCGGCTTGCCGGGGAGGATTTCCTGGACGGCGAGCTGTCCGCCGCGTATCAGGCGGTCAAGGCCCTGGGCTTTGACAGCAGGCCGGAGGCCACCGGCGTGGGCAGCGTGGTCTACGCCGTCAAACCCGGCGACGGATCCGCCCGGGAACAGGCGGCGTCCTGTCAGAAGGTGCTGGGCGGCTGGGCCAACATCGCCCGGGAATACGCCACCAAGCGGTATCGCTCCAATCTTATCAACTGGGGCATGATTCCCTTTACCTACCAAGGCGAGCCCGGATTCCAGCTGGATGATTTCATCTTCCTGCCGGGCATTCGAAAGGCGATCGCCGAGGGAGATTCAACGCTGACCGCTTATGTTTTGGGCAAGGGCACCTTTGAGATCGGGCTGCCTGAGCTGACGGAGGACGAGCGGCAGATCGTGCTGGATGGCTGCCTCATCAACTATTACCGCGGCCAATAG
- a CDS encoding lipoprotein, with amino-acid sequence MKRMLVLAALLMAVLSGCSVPGGASASPETVPSASSFGSDPGGAVLTHQWPQNEYTEGLPRPAAGEVAGVSIDAERGFLAIFLSGITEEDSAAYVEALKREGFRETEKTSEVIAGQGYTSTGILLFDGQTYVSLAYFPDQLSLYISRRA; translated from the coding sequence ATGAAAAGGATGCTGGTTCTGGCAGCCCTTCTCATGGCCGTTCTTTCGGGATGCTCCGTTCCGGGCGGCGCTTCCGCTTCCCCGGAGACGGTCCCTTCCGCCTCAAGCTTCGGCTCCGATCCGGGCGGTGCCGTACTAACCCATCAGTGGCCCCAAAATGAATACACCGAGGGCCTGCCCCGGCCTGCGGCGGGCGAGGTTGCCGGCGTCTCCATCGATGCCGAAAGAGGCTTCCTGGCTATCTTTCTGTCCGGCATAACGGAAGAGGATTCAGCGGCTTATGTGGAGGCATTGAAGCGGGAGGGCTTTCGAGAGACGGAAAAAACTTCGGAGGTCATTGCGGGCCAGGGCTACACTTCCACGGGCATCCTGCTCTTTGACGGCCAAACCTACGTGAGTCTCGCCTATTTTCCGGATCAGCTAAGTCTCTACATCAGCCGCAGGGCATAA
- a CDS encoding DUF1700 domain-containing protein — protein sequence MKEQYLAEVAKRLNVPRSKRKEILRDLSEAFASAAEHGESEEQVVRRLGTPQDFVDSLAPFSPSTRKRLAAAFGVTLVAAVTALIPWLVSRMDTVPKNAIGQADAATSIQLESALPIDAPTLFLIASLLLFAGAALLAVKLWRMKGRS from the coding sequence ATGAAGGAACAGTATCTGGCGGAAGTGGCAAAACGATTGAACGTCCCCCGTTCAAAGCGGAAAGAGATTCTCCGGGATCTCAGCGAGGCCTTCGCCTCGGCAGCGGAGCACGGCGAATCCGAGGAACAGGTCGTGCGGCGGCTGGGAACGCCTCAGGATTTTGTGGACAGCCTGGCGCCCTTTTCCCCCAGCACAAGAAAGCGGTTGGCCGCGGCCTTTGGCGTCACGCTGGTCGCAGCCGTCACCGCCCTCATCCCCTGGCTTGTGTCGCGCATGGACACCGTACCAAAAAACGCCATTGGACAGGCCGACGCCGCCACCTCCATCCAGCTGGAATCCGCTCTGCCCATCGATGCGCCCACCCTCTTTCTGATCGCCAGCCTTCTTCTTTTTGCCGGTGCGGCGCTGCTGGCCGTAAAGCTTTGGCGGATGAAGGGGCGGTCCTGA